In Mercenaria mercenaria strain notata chromosome 13, MADL_Memer_1, whole genome shotgun sequence, the DNA window caaaaactaggtcagtaggtcaaataatagaaaaaccttgtgacctctctcaaggccatatttttcaatggatcttcatgaaagttggtctgaatgttcatcttgatgatatctaggtcaagtttgaaacagggtcatgtgcggtcaaaaactaggtcagtagatctacaaatagaaaaaccttgtgacctctctagaggccatacttgtgaatggatctccataaaaattggtcagaatgttcatcttgatgatatctaggtcaagttcgaaagtgggtcacgtgccttcaaaaaataggtcagtaggtcaaataatgaaaaaacattgtgacctctctagaggctgtatttttcatgggatctgtatgaaagttggtctgaatgtttatcttgatgatatctaggtaaagtttgaaactgggtcaactgcgatcaaaaactaggtcagtaggtcttgaaatagaaaaaccttgtgacctctctagaggccatacccttgaatggatcttcatgaaaattggtcagtttgaaactgggtcacgtgctttaaaaactaggtcaataggtgaaataatagaaaaaccttgtgacctctctagagaccatatttttcaatggatcgtcGTGAATGTTGGTcagagtttttatcttgataatatctaggtcaagttcaaaactgggtcacatgagctcaaaaactaggtcactatgtcaaataatagaaaaaacgacgtcatactcaaaactggatcatgtgggaagaggtgagtgattcaggaccatcgtggtcctcttgtttatgtaaagcTTTATGATTAAACTAGTATTATGTGCAAGGGTCTCAAATAGATGAAGACTGTCATTAGAccagacctggggtcaattactttaaaatgtaattaattaaattacaattacattgagaaatgtccaattaaattacaattaccattacatgaaatttagcaatgtaattaattaaattacaattacattggaaattgtaattaattacattcaattacaataccaaatgtggtgcttcttacatgaacactgcagcaaagttctttactttgtactacacaaacatgataatccacatgtaaactgatttcagttatttcaaaattgaatttaagctcaaagtaaaatcTGTGTTTGCGGGAGAACATTACtctgtctttaatattattgcaaaaggagctaCAAGTCAGCCCTGATTAATAGTTAATACATCGTCTAGCAGAATTCGGTTagagaagatgcatgtaaagtcaggtatttctctgaggtctgaatttctctgaagtttataggatcatggttctgcaatatgtttcaaatttaactagtctagttcagtatttaatcatttacattttaaacatatattttaagttgttatccttgacactacaagttatccaaaggaccacattgaaaataagttgtaaaacattcatgagtcatcctagaataactatgtcactaaaactgtagaatactcataatgtctacaataatatttaaattttttatcttgttagaactgtgaaatgatatgttgtttatatcatttaatacaacaaattttatcacagataaaaaatgactaaactaaatgctaagcatttcaatttttgctccaataaaaatctaaataataattatgcaaataacaatttcaaatcctaatttgatcattttctccaaaaacatagtgacaaacatcatcaaagattaccagttggttctaatgaaacaaatatcagaacaaaggagctatgtccaaggggttaacacctaccataatattctattgttatttttcacagctatgaaatgcatattagcaggttaaagtgaagtgtcactggtaataaacacaaaataataatccagtttgttgaacaaattatatatactATTTATTCAACAAACTGGCttagcatgtgccatgtaattggaaagtaattgaaatgtaattgtcaattacaccctagaactgttctgtaattaattaaattacaattacatgtaattgataaatgacaaaattacaaattacattcaattacttgggaaatgtaatttaattgcaattaattacaattacatttttaattaccccaggtctgcattagacagctcttgttatacttgtAAGTTTACCAAATACTTGATATTTTCAGGGGACATCAAAGAGATCTCAgactgaccttgaacttgaggtGGAAAATATGGGTGCCCATCTAAATGCATACACATCCAGAGAACAAACTGTATACTATGCCAAATGTTTCTCAAAAGATCTGGAGAAAGGTATAAAATTGTGCATATTGGAATAAGATTTACAATATAAATTGTAATTGGTAATACAtgtatgaccaaactttaattttaaagaaagatcatttttagcctaAATTTAGCATCCAGTCCCTGTATTATATGATATAATTGCACAAAAAGGATTTTGTGGAAACTTCAGTTTATGttctttacaaaatgtttaatgatACATGTGGAAATTTGtgagaaatttcaaaaatatacttgtagtattataaaagataaattcCAAAAATACCCAGGGGGCTTTAGAAGTTTCTTTAGTGTATGTTATAataagtgaaaatattttgtttcagctGTTGAGATTTTAGCTGACATAACACAAAACAGCACACTTGGAGAGAAGGAGATAGAAAGAGAAAGGGGTGTTATTCTCAGGGAAATGCAGGTAGTGTACTCTGGCATATCTCATGTCTAGCCCAAAAACTTTGCCTTTCATTTAGGGATTATGCTTTTTATGTGGCATTTAATGCTTAGACTGTGTTCTTGTTTTAgctaaatatatttagtaaaggcTGTTTTCAGTCAATTTTTGTAGCAAATTCCAGATTTCTTTTGGgatctccgtggccgagtggttaaggttgcagGGGGCATAGAAATCcgttattttaaaaattctgcACAAGCAGCTGGATATTACATGCGTACACAGAAGGTCAatattgttttatgtaatttttatcctACACCAagaattgttttatttcaggaAGTAGACACAAACTTACAGGAGGTAGTGTTTGATCACCTGCATGCCACAGCCTACCAGGGCACACAGTTGGGTCGCACCATTCTTGGACCCACAGAAAACATAATGTAAATACATCTGCATCTTCTTAGTTAATTACGACTATTGCTAAATCAAACATTTATCCACTGTCTGCTAGGAGAGCTGACAAACCTGAATAACTTCATTTTAATCTAGAAGTGTTCTGTCTAAAATGCTATTAAATTTTAATCTAAAAGAGCACGCCTCCAGATTATTATCGAAACTTACAAAGTTTTAATAGCGATTCAGTGATTTCTGGCAGCATTTATTCATAGGAAATTAAAAGTAGTATGgtctatatattatattgaatactgtcaaataattaatatttttgggggactaattttcttggatttcatgGATTAATTTTATTGCCAAaggttgaaatccacaaattgaTATCCAAccaatttatttttttgtctgaaacaaCATAATTTCATGCCCGCAAAATTAGATTATTTCAAAGTATCATGTGAAACTCTGAAAGTTTATCACACGTTATAACTTCGACATTAAATAGAAGGGATTTATATGAACCTCAAGATTTTTGAGATTTAGTACACACTGCTATCTgtcgaaacaaacaaaaattgttcGAAAACCTTGATGTTTCTCTGGACTTGTTCGAAATGAGATGTTTGAAATGAGATGTACATGGACACTATTCTCTTTACAGTGATAGATTTCGTTTTGGTTTAGTATGAATGTTTCTGTAGCATTCTGAAGGATTGTTGTTTTACAGGTCACTGAAGAGAGATGACCTGGTTGCTTATATCAAAGAACATTACAAGGGAAACAGAATGGTACTTGCCGGAGCTGGAGGTTGGTTACTTTATCAACATTCTCTCTAAAAGTATTCAATAGAATCCCACCCAAACCAAAAAATCATGGGCCAAaatttacatacatattttatcaGTGAAAAGAATGAATTAAGAAaggattaaaatttaaaaagttctttttatCTCTTCCACATCCAGAGACTTTTATTAGATAAATACAtgattttcattctgacatgaaAACTAGTGGCAGAGGATTAGTGAATTGAAAAATCAATTAATATTTCAGTACATCTTAAACTTTTCTCTTTAGAATTTCACAGACTATTACTGTATCATTTGTCTACTGCCTTGCAGGTGTTGATCATCAGAAATTGACAGAGCTAGGAGAGAAATATTTTGGTAAACTAGGTACTGGCTACGAGACGGCTTTGCCAGTTCTGTACCCCACCCGCTATACTGGTAGTGATGTAAGTTGCCCTAGTACAGTCTTCTTTCAAGATAATAAAATGTGCTCAGAAACTACCAATCAGATGCCTAAGTTTTTTCACTGGTTTCAAAAGTCTACTTGTTTGCCTTGAATCTTGTTAAACAGACTAGcacaaaaaaaagtaaatatcagtGAAACAGTACTGGTAGTTGCAATCCTAAAAGAGATTGAAAATTATTTGTTGGGCTTATCAGATGTCTTTAGGAGACCATATTAATTATAAAATAGAGTCCTGTATAACCTTTCAATTTAGGTTCACTTGGAGTTAAGCATAATTACAGGTTATATACTTTAAGATGTgagtagcccgcccgcttagctcagtaggtagagcgttggtctacggatcgcggggtcgcgagttcgatccctgggcggggcgtatgttctccgtgacgataaaatacattgtgtctgaaatcattcgtcctccacctctgataattcatgtggggaagttggcagttacttgcggagaacaggtttgtactggtacagaatccaggaacactggttaagttaactgcccgccgttacatgactgaaattctgttgaaaaaaggcgttaaacccaaaacaaacaaattaagatGTGAGTACTTATTCCATGGGGTACTGAGAGAAAAATTCTATCAGAGTGAAATGCTATTATAGTTGGCACTTGGCAGTGTTGTGGTAATAAAAGGCCTGTATCTTAGTTATATTAAAAAGAGTATCTTAGTTaaattaaaaagagaaaatattggTTTTTGGCAACAGAGTGTCCGATATTTCAGCATGatcaaaatctgtaaaatttaaGAGCAGTTGGATGACGCaaagtttattaattttctttttaaagtaataaaaatcttGAGGTTTTTTTTGGAAATTGAGGAAAGAACATGAAATTTACAGAAACTAATGCCTTGTTTGAATTAATGGACAGAGATATTTGAATAGTTTACCTTCAGAGCCATTTAGATAACCGTAAGTATCTTTTGATATTCGCAGTTTGCTACGACGAGTGAATGCCATTGGCCCATATGCAATTGCGGTTGAGGAGCCCAGTGGATAACCCAGACACATACTTGATGTAGCTAACACTGTGTTGGTAGTTCGGACAGATCGTTTGTGGCTCTTCAAACTGATGAACCATTGGATGCTAGATGTTCAGAAACACATGTTACAAGTTAACAGGattcaacacatgtttacagtataaaaGGTCTTTGTATGTCTAACCATTGTAGCTTTAGTTATTGTGATAAAGAGTTTAATTAGAGAAGGATTGTTTATGGTTCAAGAATTTGCACCTCAACCTCAAAGCATTATTTTTGAACCATGCTGGATTCTCTGTGGCATGTCCTCATAAGACACTAGCCCTGTTTCACAATGTTAGGCTATGTTGACTTgattaattttcaaactttttttgacATTGCTTTATGATGAATTAGTATGCAATAAAACACCAGGTCCCTGTGTGTCAATCTGTTCTTTGTTGCTACTGGCAAACTTGAGTTATTCTTGAGTAGTTTTTACAGCTCTATAAATTGTGAGTTAGATTCTTGTTTTAGTTTATTCTGACTTCTTCTCTTTCAGGGGTGTATATTTGTTGTAGAGGGCAGATGAAAATCTATGTGTGGAATGTTCAGGAAAAGAATGGATACTTTCAATCCACAAAGATAAATCATTTGTAACTTTCATTGCTATTTTATGAGATCCTTTAAAACATTTGTGTGAAAAGTAATTCTGTAGAGAACATTACAATTAGGGTTGGTCTGCCTGGCAGGTTAGTATGATGAAATGGCCTCAATGGTGGTTAAGTCTAATTGGTTAAGATTTCTTCAGTGAGGAACCAGCTCCGCTGCTTacaaaggtcagtggttctacctggACCTGCCAGTTGAGAAATCCTTGAGGGGCATGGGGTCTTCCCACCATCAACAGTCTGCAGTTCTTAGGAATATCTTTCAATTTGTAAACATTGCCTCAAGTCTGATTTAATTatgaaatgtgtgaaaataaAACGTTATTTCAAACAGTTTAGAACTGGTTTATGAAGCTCTTAAAGCTTAGATTCAAGTTTATATGTCGACTCTCATTGGCTCAGCCGGTACGCTCGAATACCCCGTACATCTGGTCCAACTTATTTTATGCCGGCATTACTGATGCGGAGGCTATATGTATCATCCTGTCGTCCGTtgtcgtttgtccgtccgtccgtacaaggtttactaaatgggaccgttttgtctagcatcaataccccttgctagaatgactttatactaatgcagatgtaacctgtgaccattcctgatcttcagacatcacctgacctcagtttgaccttgacctttacctcattttggacttgggttgctttatatgggccatctcttggttaaccaaatgggaccgtttcatctagcatcagtACTGCTTATAAAAATCAATTGATACTAATACAATGTACCTGTGACCATTCTCATCTTCAATCATCAccgacctcagtttgaccttgactcatTTTGGATTTGGTTGCTTAtatggccatctcttggttaaccaatgGGAcgttcgtctagcattaatacgttacaagaatgaattgatactaatacaga includes these proteins:
- the LOC123528656 gene encoding mitochondrial-processing peptidase subunit beta-like, which encodes MATKMLKVANTIARALPTAKNVPVTAAMLNKRWQSTSFKEALLNVPETKVSTLNNGFRIATEDSGAPTCTVGLWINAGSRYENDQNNGVAHFLEHMIFKGTSKRSQTDLELEVENMGAHLNAYTSREQTVYYAKCFSKDLEKAVEILADITQNSTLGEKEIERERGVILREMQEVDTNLQEVVFDHLHATAYQGTQLGRTILGPTENIMSLKRDDLVAYIKEHYKGNRMVLAGAGGVDHQKLTELGEKYFGKLGTGYETALPVLYPTRYTGSDVSCPSTVFFQDNKMCSETTNQMPKFFHWFQKMRLCTNITDFEVERAKRLLKTNLLLQLDGTTPICEDIGRQMLCYDRRIPLDEMEARISALSGDDVRRTCYQYIYDKCPAVAAVGPIEGLNDYNRLRSSMYWLRK